One Struthio camelus isolate bStrCam1 chromosome 10, bStrCam1.hap1, whole genome shotgun sequence genomic region harbors:
- the C10H19orf12 gene encoding protein C19orf12 homolog isoform X4 has product MHDLPYTVGPGPEITAAMTVISAAVKRTCPGLPLGVQILCAANQQAIAVALAAGLDFIRAEGFVFSHVADEGIINACAGNLLRYRKQIGAENIQIFADIKKKHSAHALTADVSVAETAKAAEFFLADGVILTGTATAMPADPKELKEVKQAVKIPVLIGSGVTLENVRNYLDANALIIGSYFKKEGYWANGVDSDQVKKFMDHIRELSG; this is encoded by the exons ATGCATGATCTTCCTTACACAGTTGGTCCTGGGCCTGAAATAACAGCAGCAATGACAGTCATTAGTGCTGCAGTGAAACGAACCTGCCCCGGTCTCCCGCTGGGTGTCCAGATTCTGTGCGCTGCAAATCAACAGGCTATAGCGGTCGCTCTTGCGGCAG GTCTTGATTTCATCCGAGCTGAAGGGTTTGTGTTTTCTCATGTTGCTGATGAAGGGATTATAAATGCCTGTGCAGGCAACCTGCTACGATACAGAAAACAAATTGGAGCAGAGAACATTCAGATTTTTGCTGATATTAAGAAGAAACATAG TGCTCACGCTCTGACGGCAGATGTCAGTGTAGCCGAGACGGCAAAGGCGGCTGAGTTCTTCCTGGCTGATGGGGTCATATTGACTGGAACAGCTACTGCAATGCCCGCCGATCCGAAAGAGCTGAAAG AGGTTAAACAGGCTGTGAAGATTCCTGTGCTGATTGGGTCTGGAGTGACTCTGGAGAATGTGAGGAATTACTTGGATGCAAATGCCCTAATAATTGGTTCGTATTTCAAGAAAGAAGGTTACTGGGCAAATGGTGTTGATTCTGACCAAGTAAAGAAATTTATGGATCACATAAGAGAACTGAGCGGATGA